CCGCCCGGCTGCGAACCGCTGGTGAAAGTCGGCCAGCGCGCGATCGCCGGCGAGACCGTCCTGGCCGAGCTGCCATGATCAGCAAGCCGCGCGGACGGGCGGTCAATCTGCAGATCCTGCCCAGCGCGATGACGGTGCTCTCGGTGTGCGCGGGATTGACCTCGATCCGCTTCGCCCTCGAACACCAGCCCAAGGCCGCGATGGCGCTGATCGCGGCGGCGGCTATCCTCGACGGCCTGGACGGGCGGGTCGCGCGCATTCTGGACGCCCAGTCGCGAATGGGCGAGGAGATCGACTCGCTGGCCGACGCGGTGAACTTCGGCGTGACCCCGGCGATCGTGCTCTACGTGACGCTGCTGACCAGCTCGCCGGCCGGCTGGGTGGTGATTCTGCTCTACGCCGTCTGCGTCGTGTTGCGGCTGGCCCGGTTCAACGCGTTGCAGGACGACGGCAGCCAGCCCGCCTACACCCACGAATTCTTCGTCGGCATGCCCGCCCCGGCCGGCGCGATCTCGATGATCGGTTTGATCGGGCTCAAGCTGCAGTTCGGTGACGGCTGGTGGACCTCGCCGCTGTTCCTGTGCATCTGGATCACCGGAACGTCGATCCTGATGGTCAGCAAGATCCCGATGCGCAAGATGCACGCGGTCGCGGTGCCGCCGAGTTGGGCCGCCCCGCTGCTGGCGATCCTGGCGATCTGCGCGGCGGCGGCGGTGCTGGCGCCCTACGTGTTGATCTGGGTGATCATCATCGCCTACCTATGCCACGTGCCGTTCGCGATCCGCAACCAGCGCTGGCTGGCCGCCCACCCCGAGGCCTGGGACGACGAACCCAAGCAGCGCCGCGCCACGCGCCGCGCGATCCGCCGGGCGCAGCCCAACCGCCGGTCGGTCGCGCGGCTGGGTCTTCGGAAGCCGGGCAGGCGCGTGCCGTGAGTGACGGCTCGAGCCGCCAGCTCACCTTGACGGCTCGGCTGAACACCTCGGCCGTCGACTCCCGCCGCGGTGTCATCCGATTGCATCCGAGTGCCGTTGCCGCACTGGGGATTCGGGAGTGGGACGCGGTGTCGCTGATCGGGTCGCGGACGACGGCGGCAGTGGCGGGCCTGGCCGGACCGGGCACGCCGGTCGGCACCGTGCTGCTCGACGACGTGACGCTGTCGAACGCGGGACTGCGCGAGGGGTCCGCGGTGGTCGTCGGCGCGGTCACCGTCTACGGCGCGCGATCGGTGGCGCTGTCCGGCTCGGCGTTGGCCACCCAGTCGATCACGCCGGTCACGTTGCGCCAGGCCCTGCTCGGCAAGGTGGTCATGGTGGGCGACGCCGTGTCGCTGCTGCCCCGCGACCTGGGGCCGGGCACGTCAACGTCGGCAGCCACCCGCGCGCTGGCCACCGCGGTCGGCATCAGCTGGACCTCGGAGCTGCTGACGGTCACGGGGGTCGATCCCGAGGGCCCGGTCAGCGTGCAGCCCAACTCGTTGGTCACCTGGGGCACCGGCGGTATCGCGTCGGCGTCGCGGGTATCGGTCGAAGTCGCCCGGCCGGAGATGGTCGTCGAGGAGCTCAAAGGCACCCAGCCGCAGGCCGCCAAGCTCGTCGAATGGCTCAAGCTCGCGCTCGACGAACCGCACCTGCTCAAGACTTTGGGCGCCGGCACCAACCTTGGCGTGCTGGTGTCGGGCCCGGCCGGGGTGGGCAAGGTGACGCTGGTCCGCGCGGTCTGCGGCGATCGCCGGCTGGTCACGCTGGACGGCCCGGAGGTCGGGGCGCTGGCCGCCGAGGACCGGCTCAAGGCGGTGGCCTCGGCGGTGCAGACGGTGCGCGACGGCGGCGGCGTGCTGCTGATCACCGACGTCGACGCCCTGCTGCCGGCCACCGCCGACCCGGTGGCCTCCTTGATTCTGGGTGAGCTGCGCACCGCGGTCGCCAGCGAGGGCGTCGCGCTGATCGCCACTTCCGCGCGACCCGACCAGCTCGATGCCCGGCTGCGGGCGCCCGATCTGTGTGACCGCGAGCTGGGCCTGCCGCTGCCCGACGCCGCGACCCGCAAAGCGCTGCTGGAGTCACTGCTCAGAAACGTCCCCGCCGGCGGCCTTGATCTCGATGAGATCGCCTCGCGCA
The sequence above is drawn from the Mycobacterium marseillense genome and encodes:
- a CDS encoding AAA family ATPase; the protein is MSDGSSRQLTLTARLNTSAVDSRRGVIRLHPSAVAALGIREWDAVSLIGSRTTAAVAGLAGPGTPVGTVLLDDVTLSNAGLREGSAVVVGAVTVYGARSVALSGSALATQSITPVTLRQALLGKVVMVGDAVSLLPRDLGPGTSTSAATRALATAVGISWTSELLTVTGVDPEGPVSVQPNSLVTWGTGGIASASRVSVEVARPEMVVEELKGTQPQAAKLVEWLKLALDEPHLLKTLGAGTNLGVLVSGPAGVGKVTLVRAVCGDRRLVTLDGPEVGALAAEDRLKAVASAVQTVRDGGGVLLITDVDALLPATADPVASLILGELRTAVASEGVALIATSARPDQLDARLRAPDLCDRELGLPLPDAATRKALLESLLRNVPAGGLDLDEIASRTPGFVVADLAALVREAALRAASRASADGRPPELTQEDLAGALTVIRPLSRSASEEVSVGDITLEDVGDMAEARQALTEAVLWPLQHPDTFARLGVDPPRGVLLYGPPGCGKTFVVRALASTGQLSVHAVKGSELMDKWVGSSEKAVRELFRRARDSAPSLVFLDEVDALAPRRGQSFDSGVTDRVVAALLTELDGVDPLRDVVVLGATNRPDLIDPALLRPGRLERLVFVEPPDAAARRDILRTAGKSVPLSADVDLDEVAAGLDGYSAADCVALLREAALTAMRRSLDATDVTAADLAAARETVRPSLDPAQVESLRAFAKAV
- the pssA gene encoding CDP-diacylglycerol--serine O-phosphatidyltransferase, encoding MISKPRGRAVNLQILPSAMTVLSVCAGLTSIRFALEHQPKAAMALIAAAAILDGLDGRVARILDAQSRMGEEIDSLADAVNFGVTPAIVLYVTLLTSSPAGWVVILLYAVCVVLRLARFNALQDDGSQPAYTHEFFVGMPAPAGAISMIGLIGLKLQFGDGWWTSPLFLCIWITGTSILMVSKIPMRKMHAVAVPPSWAAPLLAILAICAAAAVLAPYVLIWVIIIAYLCHVPFAIRNQRWLAAHPEAWDDEPKQRRATRRAIRRAQPNRRSVARLGLRKPGRRVP